A single window of Luteipulveratus halotolerans DNA harbors:
- a CDS encoding serine hydrolase domain-containing protein yields the protein MTQEPSPISPTTDRELTRTATGRQVDGRVPGLVAAVGRHGKLLWHNGIGVADLDDQSVDLGADTHFQVASNTKTFTAVMVMQLRDEGRLTLDDTVDQHLPETQHPRVTLRQLLSHTTGMQREPVGDVWDTLEFPDRAGLVTGWNDAERVLRPHTTWHYSNLGYAVLGEIIARLDGREWGESLRARLLDPLGLRRTALRPSSPVAGAYYVPPFSDVPVTEPRVDKQATASAGAIWSTATDMAAWHGFLAAPDPSVLAPATLEEMCQPQIVGDTTGWSFAWGLGLELARRDGRTWVGHTGGLPGSVSGVFTERSSGTTGIILMNATNAPDPRAAALDLASYVLEHDPEPLTPWTPGTEQPAELVPLTGRWWSEGQGFTFVIRDGGLEARIDGLPAARPSSRFERVEDDVYRTVAGREKGELLRVARHSDGSVRQLLWATYRFTREPLAFGVPVEQH from the coding sequence ATGACTCAGGAGCCGTCGCCGATCAGCCCCACCACCGACCGTGAGCTCACCCGCACAGCGACCGGCCGCCAGGTCGACGGACGCGTGCCGGGCCTCGTCGCGGCGGTCGGCCGCCACGGAAAGCTGTTGTGGCACAACGGCATCGGCGTGGCAGACCTCGACGACCAGAGTGTCGATCTCGGCGCCGACACCCACTTCCAGGTGGCGTCCAACACCAAGACGTTCACGGCCGTCATGGTGATGCAGCTGCGCGACGAGGGGCGGCTCACCCTCGACGACACCGTCGACCAGCACCTGCCCGAGACCCAGCACCCGCGGGTCACGCTCCGCCAGCTGTTGTCGCACACCACCGGCATGCAGCGCGAGCCGGTCGGCGACGTCTGGGACACCCTGGAGTTCCCCGACCGCGCAGGGCTCGTGACCGGGTGGAACGACGCCGAGCGCGTGCTGCGCCCGCACACCACGTGGCACTACAGCAACCTCGGCTACGCCGTGCTCGGCGAGATCATCGCCCGCCTCGACGGTCGCGAATGGGGCGAGAGCCTGCGTGCGCGTCTGCTCGACCCGCTCGGCCTGCGCCGCACCGCGTTGCGCCCGTCCAGCCCGGTCGCCGGCGCCTACTACGTGCCGCCGTTCAGCGACGTGCCCGTGACCGAGCCACGCGTCGACAAGCAGGCGACCGCATCGGCCGGGGCGATCTGGAGCACCGCCACCGACATGGCGGCCTGGCACGGGTTCCTCGCCGCGCCCGACCCGTCGGTGCTCGCACCCGCGACCCTCGAGGAGATGTGCCAGCCGCAGATCGTCGGCGACACCACCGGTTGGTCGTTCGCCTGGGGCCTCGGGCTCGAGCTCGCTCGACGGGACGGCCGCACCTGGGTCGGTCACACCGGCGGGCTGCCGGGCTCGGTCTCGGGTGTCTTCACCGAGCGCTCGTCCGGCACGACGGGCATCATCCTGATGAACGCCACCAACGCCCCTGACCCACGCGCTGCGGCGCTCGACCTCGCGTCGTACGTGCTGGAGCACGACCCCGAGCCGCTCACGCCGTGGACGCCAGGCACCGAGCAGCCGGCCGAGCTCGTACCCCTCACCGGGCGCTGGTGGTCCGAGGGCCAGGGGTTCACGTTCGTCATTCGTGACGGTGGCCTCGAGGCCCGCATCGACGGGCTCCCGGCGGCCCGGCCGTCGTCGCGGTTCGAACGGGTCGAGGACGACGTCTACCGCACGGTCGCCGGCCGCGAGAAGGGCGAGCTGCTGCGCGTCGCACGCCACTCCGACGGGTCCGTACGCCAGCTGCTCTGGGCGACCTACCGGTTCACCCGCGAGCCGCTCGCGTTCGGCGTACCCGTCGAGCAGCACTGA
- a CDS encoding GNAT family N-acetyltransferase — MVTEELSARRPDVQSIEWPWRTERLELRPIVESDVEAMYALRSDPQVQWFCGGPAMSRGDAQRRVALNVSRMQPDSDEPGIALAVIDPSDGRMWGDALIGLKPSQAVGMHPTAEWEGVIGYTLQRAKWGAGWGTEVADALLRIAFERLGLRRVRADVFAGNVASERLLRRLGMRLEGRTVQAVLGEDGTWWDDLHLAMLREEWPTRTVDPQ; from the coding sequence ATGGTGACCGAGGAGCTCAGCGCGCGCAGACCGGACGTGCAGTCGATCGAGTGGCCGTGGCGCACCGAGCGCCTGGAGCTGCGACCGATCGTCGAGAGCGACGTCGAGGCGATGTACGCGCTCCGCTCCGACCCGCAGGTGCAGTGGTTCTGCGGTGGGCCGGCCATGTCGCGTGGGGACGCCCAGCGACGAGTGGCCCTCAACGTCTCGCGGATGCAGCCCGACTCCGACGAGCCCGGCATCGCCCTCGCGGTGATCGACCCGTCCGACGGTCGGATGTGGGGCGACGCGCTCATCGGGCTGAAGCCGTCCCAGGCGGTCGGGATGCACCCGACCGCCGAGTGGGAAGGCGTCATCGGCTACACGCTGCAGCGCGCGAAGTGGGGTGCGGGCTGGGGCACTGAGGTCGCAGATGCGTTGCTGCGCATCGCTTTTGAGCGGCTTGGTCTGAGACGGGTGCGTGCTGACGTGTTCGCTGGCAACGTCGCCTCCGAGCGGTTGCTGCGTCGACTCGGGATGCGCCTCGAAGGGCGCACCGTGCAGGCCGTGCTCGGCGAGGACGGCACCTGGTGGGACGACCTCCACCTGGCGATGCTGCGCGAGGAGTGGCCGACGCGCACGGTCGACCCGCAATGA
- a CDS encoding APC family permease, giving the protein MTTNSLARRLGLSDAVTIGLGSMIGAGLFAAFTPAAAAAGSWLLVGLVLAAVVAFCNATSSGQLAAQYPSSGGTYVYGRERLGPWWGYLAGWCFVIGKTASCAAMAMTAAAYAVPSGWQRPVAAAVVLAITAVNLRGVTRTAAATKVIVTIVLALLVLLLVACFAGGAADLDRVWSTSSVGVYDIWQSAGLLFFAFAGYARIATMGEEVRDPRRTIPRAITIALSVAVVLYAVVAVAVLAVLGPEQLATTTAPLAEAAGSAWSWAEPLVRVAGALAAVGALLALVAGIGRTSLAMAREGDLPRWLAAVHPAYHVPHHAEITVGVVVAALVLVADLRGAIGFSSFGVLLYYAVANAAAYTQSGEHRRYPKALQVLGLLGCLSLVATLPWRSVALGLVVLVVGVAWRLISSSGGTRQRSPRLGSDPRQR; this is encoded by the coding sequence ATGACAACGAATTCTCTGGCGCGGCGTCTCGGGCTGAGCGACGCGGTGACGATCGGCCTGGGCTCGATGATCGGTGCAGGGCTGTTCGCGGCGTTCACCCCGGCTGCTGCCGCCGCCGGCTCGTGGCTGCTGGTCGGGCTCGTGCTCGCAGCCGTCGTGGCGTTCTGCAACGCGACGTCGTCGGGTCAGCTCGCTGCGCAGTACCCGTCGTCGGGCGGCACCTACGTCTACGGGCGCGAGCGGCTCGGGCCGTGGTGGGGCTACCTCGCCGGCTGGTGCTTCGTCATCGGCAAGACGGCGAGCTGTGCGGCGATGGCGATGACCGCTGCGGCGTACGCCGTGCCGTCCGGCTGGCAGCGCCCGGTCGCTGCAGCGGTCGTGCTCGCGATCACCGCGGTCAACCTGCGCGGCGTGACTCGAACTGCCGCGGCCACCAAGGTGATCGTGACGATCGTGCTGGCGCTGCTCGTGCTCCTGCTGGTCGCCTGCTTCGCCGGGGGAGCGGCCGACCTCGACCGTGTCTGGTCGACGAGTTCCGTTGGTGTCTATGACATCTGGCAGTCCGCCGGGTTGCTCTTCTTCGCGTTCGCGGGCTATGCGCGCATCGCCACGATGGGCGAGGAGGTACGCGACCCGCGGCGTACGATCCCGCGCGCCATCACGATCGCGCTCTCCGTCGCGGTCGTGCTGTACGCCGTCGTGGCGGTGGCCGTGCTCGCCGTCCTGGGCCCGGAGCAGCTGGCGACGACCACCGCGCCGTTGGCCGAGGCTGCCGGGTCTGCGTGGTCGTGGGCCGAGCCGCTCGTGCGCGTGGCCGGTGCACTGGCTGCCGTCGGAGCGCTGCTCGCCCTCGTCGCCGGCATCGGACGTACCTCCCTCGCGATGGCGCGCGAGGGAGACCTGCCGCGCTGGCTCGCGGCCGTGCACCCGGCGTACCACGTGCCGCACCACGCCGAGATCACCGTCGGCGTCGTCGTCGCCGCGCTCGTGCTCGTCGCGGATCTGCGTGGGGCCATTGGTTTTTCGTCGTTCGGGGTGCTGCTCTACTACGCGGTCGCCAACGCGGCGGCGTACACGCAGAGCGGTGAGCACCGGCGCTACCCCAAGGCGTTGCAGGTGCTCGGTCTGCTCGGGTGCCTGTCGCTCGTGGCGACCTTGCCCTGGAGGTCGGTGGCCCTGGGCCTGGTCGTGCTCGTCGTCGGTGTCGCCTGGCGACTGATCAGCTCCAGCGGCGGAACGCGGCAGCGGTCTCCTCGGCTGGGCAGCGACCCTCGGCAACGCTGA
- a CDS encoding type II toxin-antitoxin system death-on-curing family toxin gives MTRYLTTEDLLTIIDAIGDLPVRDVGLLDSAAHRPASTVFGDEAYPDVHLKAAVLMESIVRNHPLVDGNKRLGWTSAVVFLGLNDIELDAPFDDAYDLVISVAEGRCPAEETAAAFRRWS, from the coding sequence GTGACCCGCTACCTCACGACGGAGGACCTGCTCACGATCATCGACGCGATCGGTGACCTGCCGGTTCGCGACGTCGGGCTCCTGGACAGCGCCGCGCATCGGCCGGCCTCCACCGTGTTCGGTGACGAGGCCTACCCCGATGTCCATCTCAAGGCGGCCGTACTCATGGAGTCGATCGTCCGCAACCACCCGCTGGTCGACGGCAACAAGCGACTCGGATGGACCTCTGCTGTCGTCTTTCTCGGCCTCAACGACATCGAGCTCGATGCGCCGTTCGACGACGCCTACGACCTCGTGATCAGCGTTGCCGAGGGTCGCTGCCCAGCCGAGGAGACCGCTGCCGCGTTCCGCCGCTGGAGCTGA
- a CDS encoding CopG family transcriptional regulator has protein sequence MAINVRLTDEADRVLTTLAEQQGISKNDAVNRAIIEQGARSAQREDVRRLAQKAVRNYGPLLDRLAQ, from the coding sequence ATGGCCATCAACGTACGCCTGACTGACGAAGCAGACCGCGTCCTGACCACCCTCGCCGAGCAGCAGGGCATCAGCAAGAACGACGCCGTCAACCGCGCCATCATCGAGCAGGGCGCCCGCTCCGCGCAGCGCGAGGACGTACGCCGCCTGGCGCAGAAGGCCGTGCGCAACTACGGCCCACTCCTCGACCGCCTCGCGCAGTGA
- a CDS encoding MerR family transcriptional regulator, which yields MTETQEAAVAYTVGQVAQELGVTVRTLHHYDRIGLLVPSERSTSGYRLYTDADLERLAHIVVYRRLEMPLDEIARVLESGDASTHLRRQRDAVIARLSELNELVAAIDNALEKTMADEPMTTEDMKQLFGDSIEEYQGEAQERWGDTDAWKESQRRTKGYTKADWVAIKAEADQIQEHLAQVFKGGAAADSPEAMDAVEAHRAHMNRWFMTVSPEFHRCLGDLYVSDPRYTATYDEGFEAPGLAQWVRDAIYASSDRAEQA from the coding sequence ATGACCGAGACGCAGGAGGCAGCGGTGGCGTACACCGTCGGACAGGTGGCCCAGGAGCTCGGGGTGACCGTGCGGACCCTGCACCACTACGACCGGATCGGGCTGCTCGTGCCGAGCGAGCGGTCCACCTCCGGCTACCGCCTCTACACCGACGCCGACCTGGAGCGGCTCGCGCACATCGTGGTCTACCGGAGGCTGGAGATGCCGCTGGACGAGATCGCGCGGGTGCTCGAGTCCGGTGACGCGAGCACGCATCTGCGCCGTCAGCGCGACGCGGTCATCGCCAGGCTGAGCGAGCTGAACGAGCTCGTCGCAGCGATCGACAACGCACTGGAGAAGACCATGGCCGACGAGCCGATGACCACCGAGGACATGAAGCAGCTGTTCGGCGACAGCATCGAGGAGTACCAGGGGGAGGCGCAGGAGCGCTGGGGTGACACCGACGCCTGGAAGGAGTCGCAGCGGCGTACGAAGGGCTACACCAAGGCCGACTGGGTCGCGATCAAGGCCGAGGCCGACCAGATCCAGGAGCACCTGGCGCAGGTGTTCAAGGGTGGTGCCGCTGCCGACAGCCCCGAGGCGATGGACGCCGTCGAGGCGCACCGCGCTCACATGAACCGGTGGTTCATGACGGTGTCGCCCGAGTTCCATCGCTGCCTGGGCGACCTGTACGTCTCGGACCCGCGCTACACCGCGACGTACGACGAGGGCTTCGAGGCGCCCGGCCTCGCCCAGTGGGTGCGGGACGCGATCTACGCCAGCAGCGACCGCGCCGAGCAAGCCTGA
- the tmk gene encoding dTMP kinase, with the protein MSSVDPEPGVFIAFEGGDGAGKTTQIERLHGWLSQQGREVVVTREPGGTPVGQQIRQLVLHGDDLAPRAEALLFAADRAHHVATVVRPALARGAVVLQDRYLDSSVAYQGAGRDLDADEVQRLSLWATQDLRPDLTVLLDVSPETGRARRGDVHDRLESESDDFHDRVRRHFLSLAEAEAHRYLVVDAALPVDEIAAIVQERVAEIVGVA; encoded by the coding sequence ATGTCCAGCGTCGATCCAGAGCCCGGCGTCTTCATCGCGTTCGAGGGTGGTGACGGCGCGGGCAAGACGACCCAGATCGAGCGCTTGCACGGCTGGCTGTCCCAGCAGGGTCGTGAGGTCGTCGTCACCCGTGAGCCGGGCGGCACGCCGGTCGGTCAGCAGATCAGGCAGCTGGTGCTGCACGGTGACGACCTGGCCCCGCGGGCCGAGGCGTTGCTGTTCGCCGCCGACCGCGCCCACCACGTCGCAACCGTCGTACGCCCTGCGCTCGCCCGCGGTGCCGTGGTGCTGCAGGACCGCTACCTCGACTCCTCGGTCGCCTACCAGGGTGCGGGCCGCGACCTCGACGCCGACGAGGTCCAGCGCCTGTCGCTGTGGGCGACCCAGGACCTGCGCCCCGACCTGACCGTTCTGCTCGACGTCTCGCCCGAGACGGGTCGTGCGCGCCGCGGTGACGTGCACGACCGGTTGGAGAGCGAGAGCGACGACTTCCACGACCGCGTACGCCGGCACTTCCTCTCCCTCGCCGAGGCCGAGGCGCACCGCTACCTCGTGGTCGATGCGGCGTTGCCCGTCGACGAGATCGCGGCAATCGTGCAGGAGCGGGTCGCCGAGATCGTGGGTGTCGCATGA
- a CDS encoding DNA polymerase III subunit delta', with amino-acid sequence MSGEEGATQVAGEARARGRSGGRPSATSGTATGVWQDVIGQEQTVATLQDAVRDPARMTHAWLLTGPPGSGRSTAARAFAAALLCPDGGCGQCHECRTALDGSHADVTVLATQGLSIQVKDARELAQLAQHRPSVGAWRIIVIEDADRLTERAADALLKALEEPVPRTVWLLCAPSVEDVIITIRSRSRHVRLRTPPVAAVAELLTRRDGIEPAMATYAARAAQSHVGLARRLARDEGARGRRRDILRLAGRVRSLGDAMEAAADLAAIATQEQSASSAERDAAEKARLLEQLGADPEARTQPPHIRSQLNALEKEQKTRATRFGRDVIDRSLVDLLSIYRDALVAQAGMPVELVNADLDDDVRALAQHLTSEQLLGAMDAIGTARERIEANVPPLLALEAMAISLRLPR; translated from the coding sequence ATGAGCGGCGAGGAGGGCGCAACGCAGGTCGCGGGCGAGGCACGAGCACGCGGCCGGAGCGGAGGCCGACCGAGCGCGACCAGTGGGACGGCGACCGGCGTCTGGCAGGACGTCATCGGCCAGGAGCAGACCGTCGCGACGTTGCAGGACGCCGTTCGTGACCCGGCCCGCATGACGCACGCGTGGCTGCTCACCGGGCCGCCCGGCTCAGGGCGGTCGACGGCGGCGCGGGCGTTCGCGGCGGCGCTGCTGTGCCCCGACGGCGGGTGCGGGCAGTGTCACGAGTGCCGTACGGCCCTCGACGGCAGCCACGCCGACGTCACCGTGCTGGCCACCCAGGGCCTGTCGATCCAGGTCAAGGACGCACGTGAGCTGGCCCAGCTCGCGCAGCACCGCCCCTCGGTCGGAGCCTGGCGCATCATCGTCATCGAGGACGCCGATCGCCTCACCGAGCGCGCGGCCGACGCGCTGCTGAAGGCTCTCGAAGAGCCCGTGCCGCGCACCGTCTGGCTGCTGTGCGCGCCGTCGGTCGAGGACGTCATCATCACGATCCGCAGCCGCTCCCGACACGTGCGACTGCGTACGCCCCCGGTCGCCGCGGTGGCCGAGCTGCTCACCCGCCGCGACGGCATCGAGCCCGCGATGGCGACGTACGCTGCGCGCGCCGCCCAGTCGCACGTCGGTCTCGCGCGCCGGCTCGCTCGTGACGAGGGTGCCCGTGGTCGGCGCCGCGACATCCTGCGCCTTGCCGGGCGCGTCCGCTCGCTGGGCGACGCGATGGAGGCGGCCGCCGATCTGGCCGCGATCGCGACGCAGGAGCAGTCGGCCAGCTCGGCCGAGCGCGACGCCGCCGAGAAGGCCCGGTTGCTCGAACAGCTCGGCGCTGACCCCGAGGCCCGCACCCAGCCGCCGCACATCCGCTCGCAGCTCAACGCTCTCGAGAAGGAGCAGAAGACCCGCGCCACCCGCTTCGGGCGCGACGTCATCGACCGCTCGCTGGTCGACCTGCTCTCGATCTACCGCGACGCCCTCGTCGCGCAGGCCGGAATGCCGGTCGAGCTGGTCAACGCCGACCTGGACGACGACGTCCGCGCCCTCGCTCAGCACCTCACCTCCGAGCAGCTGCTCGGCGCGATGGACGCCATCGGCACCGCGCGCGAACGCATCGAGGCCAACGTGCCGCCGCTGCTGGCCCTGGAGGCCATGGCGATCTCACTGCGCCTGCCCCGCTGA
- a CDS encoding alpha/beta hydrolase, giving the protein MTSTTTRRASYGRMAAVGVIGLATVLAGCDRDASVDGPKGSSSASSATGTSAATAAPSAALAKFYNQKLTWEDCETGGSKCASLKVPIDYAKPEGGTVNIAVLKSPAKGDKKGSLVVNPGGPGGSGVDYAAAADYVVSDKVRKAYDVVGFDPRGVQRSAPITCLDDQQLDGYLGADPSPDDKAEEAAFMKGAKGFGDACKTKAGPLLGHVSTVEAAKDMDVLRAALGEPRLDYLGKSYGTFLGSTYADQFPTRVGKFVLDGVVAPDLTNTEMNKGQAEGFERATRAYVKDCVANGSCPLGSTQAAGEQKIRDFLKQVDATPIPVTNDDKVTRLTEGWASMGIAAAMYDQGSWGQLTTALQNAFNGDGNALMGLANTYAERDSSGSYSGNIMQAINAVNCLDRQGSADTASYEKDQAAFAKTAPTFGPMLAWGTAICGSWPVKATGAPKKITAAGSDPILVIGTTRDPATPYEWSQRLAAMLQNGRLITYDGDGHTAYRRSNACVDNAVDAYLLQGKDPGKNVKC; this is encoded by the coding sequence GTGACATCGACGACAACGCGCCGGGCGTCGTACGGGCGCATGGCCGCGGTCGGCGTGATCGGGTTGGCGACCGTGCTCGCCGGCTGTGACCGCGACGCGAGCGTCGACGGGCCGAAGGGCAGCAGCTCGGCCAGCAGCGCCACCGGTACGAGCGCGGCGACGGCCGCTCCCAGCGCCGCGCTCGCGAAGTTCTACAACCAGAAGCTCACGTGGGAGGACTGCGAGACCGGCGGCTCGAAGTGCGCCAGCCTGAAGGTGCCGATCGACTACGCCAAGCCCGAGGGCGGCACGGTCAACATCGCGGTGCTGAAGTCGCCGGCCAAGGGCGACAAGAAGGGCTCGCTCGTGGTCAACCCGGGCGGCCCGGGTGGCTCCGGTGTCGACTACGCCGCGGCGGCCGACTACGTCGTGAGCGACAAGGTGCGCAAGGCGTACGACGTCGTGGGCTTCGACCCGCGGGGCGTGCAGCGTTCGGCACCCATCACCTGCCTCGACGACCAGCAGCTCGACGGCTACCTCGGCGCTGACCCGAGCCCGGACGACAAGGCCGAGGAGGCGGCGTTCATGAAGGGCGCCAAGGGCTTCGGCGACGCCTGCAAGACCAAGGCCGGACCGCTGCTCGGCCACGTGTCGACGGTCGAGGCGGCCAAGGACATGGACGTGCTGCGCGCGGCCCTCGGCGAGCCCCGGCTGGACTACCTCGGCAAGTCGTACGGCACCTTCCTCGGGTCGACGTACGCCGACCAGTTCCCTACTCGCGTGGGCAAGTTCGTGCTCGACGGCGTGGTGGCGCCCGACCTCACCAACACCGAGATGAACAAGGGCCAGGCGGAGGGGTTCGAGCGCGCGACCCGGGCCTACGTCAAGGACTGCGTCGCGAACGGCAGCTGCCCGCTCGGCTCGACACAGGCCGCCGGCGAGCAGAAGATCCGCGACTTCCTCAAGCAGGTCGACGCCACGCCGATCCCCGTCACCAACGACGACAAGGTCACCCGCCTCACCGAGGGCTGGGCGTCGATGGGCATCGCCGCCGCGATGTACGACCAGGGCAGCTGGGGGCAGCTGACGACCGCTCTGCAGAACGCGTTCAACGGCGACGGCAACGCGCTGATGGGCCTGGCCAACACCTACGCCGAGCGTGACAGCAGCGGCTCCTACAGCGGCAACATCATGCAGGCGATCAACGCGGTCAACTGCCTCGACCGGCAGGGCAGCGCCGACACCGCGTCGTACGAGAAGGACCAGGCGGCCTTCGCCAAGACCGCGCCGACGTTCGGGCCGATGCTCGCGTGGGGCACGGCGATCTGCGGGTCGTGGCCGGTCAAGGCGACGGGCGCTCCCAAGAAGATCACCGCTGCCGGCTCCGACCCGATCCTGGTCATCGGCACGACCCGCGACCCGGCCACGCCGTACGAGTGGTCGCAGCGCCTCGCCGCGATGCTGCAGAACGGTCGGCTGATCACGTACGACGGTGACGGCCACACGGCGTACCGCCGCTCCAACGCGTGCGTCGACAACGCCGTGGACGCCTACCTGCTGCAGGGCAAGGACCCGGGCAAGAACGTGAAGTGCTGA